The following is a genomic window from Micrococcus cohnii.
GGCCCCGGCAACGCTGATCTGCTCCAGCGTGGTGGCCAGCTTCGAGGTGTCCGCCACCTGCCCGCCGGTCACCACGAACGCCAGCACCCTGCCCTTGCCATCACAGACCAGATGATTCTTCGTCGTCAGACCGCCGCGGGAGCGTCCGATGGCATGGTCAGCCGGCTCGTCCGCTGATTTCTTGTAGTTCATCCAGGCCCCCTGTGGGGCGGGGCAGGGTCGCCCCGTGCTGGTGGGCGCGCACGATCGTGGAATCGATCGAGGCCACCCAATCCAGCTCGCCAGCCTGCTGTGCCATTGGCTGGGTCTTCTCCAGCACCCGCTCCCACACGCCCTGGGCGGCTCACCGGTTGAAGTTCTTGTAGATCGTGTTCCAGTTCCCGAACCGCTCGGGCAGATCCCGCCACGGCGCCCCCGTGCGGAAGCGCCACGCGGTGGCCTCGACCACCGCGCGCCGATCCACCGGCGGCCGACCGGTGGACTTCGGCGCGGGGAACCGCGGGCCGATCACGGCCCAGACCTCGTCCGAGATGACATCACGCGATATGACCCCAGACTCGCGCATCTACGTCCCCGAACCCTTTAGCAACACGCCCTAAGGGATGGCCCTCCTGCCGTCGAAGCAGGGGCCGGCCTCACCCAGGGCGGCCCATCATCCGCTGACGGCACCACACCTCCAAGGACGGCCCGTCCACCGAACCGGCCCTCCTCGGGATTGTGGTGCGGCGATGCCGGTCAGGTCGCGGGCAGCTCCTGAAGCATCTGTTCCATCTCGGTGATCTCGGCCTCCTGGTCGGCGATGACCTGCTCGGCGAGCTGCACGGCCTGCGGGTTCTGGCCGTCCTTGGCCTCGTCCTTGGCCATGTCCACGGCGCCCTTGTGGTGGGTGGTCATCTGCTCCAGGTACAACCGGGCGGCTTCGGTGCCCTGGGCCTGCTCCAGGTCGGCCATGTCCTCCTCGGACATCATCCCGGACATCCCGCCGTGGTCCATGCCCTCCATATCGCCCATGTCTCCCATGTCCACGGGGTCTTCACCCCAGACGGTGAGCATGGAGTTCATGCGCTCGATCTCCGGGCCCTGGGCGTCGATGACCTTCTGGGCGAACGCGGTCACCTCGGCCGGGATCTCATCCTTGGCCAGCAGCATCTCGCTCATCTCCACCGCCTGCTGGTGATGCGGGATCATCATCTGAGCGAACATCACGTCCGCGTCATTGTGCTCGGCGGAGACCTCCTCGGCCGTGCCGGTGGCCGAGCTAGTAGCCGATTCCGTGGCGGACGGTGTCGCGGTGTCCGTGGCCGCAGGGGTGGCGGCGGGGGCGGAGCCGGTCGCGGTGGCCGAGGCCTCAGCGCCGGCGTTCTCGTCCTGGGCCCCGGTGCCGCAGGCGGTCAAGGTCAGGGCGGAGGCCAGGGTCAGGGCGGTCAGCGTCATGGTGCGTTTCATGGTGGGTCCTTTCATGGTGGGTTGAGGGTTCACATCAGGGTTCACGCCAAGGGGCGAGATCAGGAAACCGCAGCCGGCTGAAGGGCAGCCTGCGACCGGGGGCGCTCGAGAGGAGCCAGGTGCTCCGGGTCCAGGTCGGCGCGGCGCAGCAGCTGGGCGTTGAGGGCCACCACGATGGTGGAGACGGACATCAGGATCGCGCCCACCGCGGGGGAGAGCACGAAGCCGATCGGGGCCAGCACGCCGGCGGCCAGCGGGACGGCGAGCACGTTGTATCCGGTGGCCCAGACCAGGTTCTGGATCATCTTGGTGTAACTGGCCTTGGACAGGTGGATCATGGATAGCACGGCACGGGGGTCATTGCCGGCCAGCACCACGCCGGCCGATTCCATGGCCACGTCGGTGCCGGCGCCGATGGCGATGCCGACCTCGGCCCGGGCCAGGGCCGGGGCGTCGTTCACGCCGTCCCCGACCATGGCCACGGACAGGCCCCGGGCCTGCAGTTCGGTGACCTTGGTGTCCTTGTCCTGGGGAAGGACCTCGGCGAAGACCTCGTCGATGCCCAGATCCCGCGCCACGGCCTCGGCGACCTGGCGGGCGTCGCCGGTGATCATCGCGACCTTGACCCCCCGGGCGTGCAGGGCGGCCACGGCGGCCCGGGACTCGGGGCGGATCTTGTCCTCCACGGCGACCGCGCCGATAGCGGACCCGTCGCGGACCACATGCAGCACCCCGGCCCCCCGATCCGTCCAGGCCCGGACATCGGCGGCCAGTGCCTCGGGGGTGTCCAGGGTGAGCTCGCGCAGCATGTTCGGCCCGCCGACGAGGACCTCGGCCCCGGCCACGGTGGCCGTGACCCCGCGGCCGGTGGCGGCCTGGAATCCGGTGCCGCGCAGGCCCAACCGGGCGGCCTCGGCATGACTGGTGGCGGCGGTGACGATGGCCCGGGCCACCGGGTGCTCGCTGTCGGCCTCGGCCGCGGCGGCGTAGGCCAACAGCTCGGCCTCGGAAATGCCGGGCGCCGCGGCGACACCGGTGACGGCGTGGGCGCCCTCGGTCAGGGTGCCGGTCTTGTCAAAGAGCACCACGTCGATGGTCCGCATCTTCTCCAGGGCCATCCGGTCCTTGATCAGCAGCCCGGCCTTGGCGGCGCGTTCGGTGGAGATCGCGATCACCAGCGGGATGGCCAGGCCCAGGGCGTGCGGGCAGGCGATCACCAGCACGGTCACGGTGCGGGTGACCGCATCGGTGGGCTGACCGGTCACGGTCCACACGATCGCGGTGATGATCGCCGCCCCCAGGGCGAACCAGAACAGCAACGCGGCGGCCCGGTCCGCCAACGCCTGGGCCCGGGAGGAGGACTCCTGGGCGTCGGCGACCATCCGCTGGACCCCGGCCAGAGCGGTGTCGGCGCCGACGGCCTCGATGCGCACCCGCACGGTGTTGTCGGTGGCCACGGTCCCGGCCACCACCCGCTCCCCGACGGTGCGGGCCACGGCCCGGGATTCGCCGGTGATCATCGACTCGTCGAACTCCGCGGCACCTTCCAGGATGGTCCCGTCGGCCGGCACGCGGGCCCCGGAGCGCACCAACACGGTGTCCCCGACCGCCAGCTCGCCGACGCGCACGGTCACGGTGTCTCCGTCCACGATCTTCTCGGCCTTCTCCGGCAGCAGCGCGGCCAGGGCGTCCAGGGCGGAGGATGCCGTGCCGAGGGCGCGCATCTCCATCCAGTGCCCGAGCAGCATGATGGTCACCAGCAGGGCCAGTTCCCACCAGAAGTCCAGCATCAGGTCCCCGATGCCCAGGGAGGTGATCCAGGAGGCGACGAAGGCCACGGTGATGGCCATCGCGATCAGCAGCATCATCCCCGGCTGGCGGGCGCGCACCTCGGTGAGTCCGCCCTTGAGGAAGGGGGCGCCGCCGTAGAGGTAGATCACCGTGCCCAGCACCGGGGCGATCCACGCCGAACCGGGGAACTCAGGGACGTGGTAGCCCAGCAGTTGTCCGACCATGTGGCTGAAGAACACCACCGGGAGTGACAGCACCAGCGAGACCCAGAACCGGTTCTTGAACATCGCGGTGGAATGCCCGGCGTGCTTGCCGTGGTCATGGACCTGGTGCTCCTCGTCCAGGGCCGAGTGGGCGTGGCCCTGGGGCACGGCCTGCCCGTGGGTGGCCGCGTCCGCGGGGTGGTGGGCGGCATGGTCGGTGTGGTTGGCGTGGCCGGCGTGGGGGTTCGGGTCTGGGTGTTCGGCGGGGTGATCGTGGTGGTGCGGGGTGCTCATGGTGTTCCTTCTGCTCGGCGGTCTGTTCGGCGACCGGCTCGGCGGTGGGGCGCCGACCTCGAGGGGATGGGTCGGTTAGATCCGGACGCGGTA
Proteins encoded in this region:
- a CDS encoding DUF305 domain-containing protein, which produces MKRTMTLTALTLASALTLTACGTGAQDENAGAEASATATGSAPAATPAATDTATPSATESATSSATGTAEEVSAEHNDADVMFAQMMIPHHQQAVEMSEMLLAKDEIPAEVTAFAQKVIDAQGPEIERMNSMLTVWGEDPVDMGDMGDMEGMDHGGMSGMMSEEDMADLEQAQGTEAARLYLEQMTTHHKGAVDMAKDEAKDGQNPQAVQLAEQVIADQEAEITEMEQMLQELPAT
- a CDS encoding copper-translocating P-type ATPase, translated to MSTPHHHDHPAEHPDPNPHAGHANHTDHAAHHPADAATHGQAVPQGHAHSALDEEHQVHDHGKHAGHSTAMFKNRFWVSLVLSLPVVFFSHMVGQLLGYHVPEFPGSAWIAPVLGTVIYLYGGAPFLKGGLTEVRARQPGMMLLIAMAITVAFVASWITSLGIGDLMLDFWWELALLVTIMLLGHWMEMRALGTASSALDALAALLPEKAEKIVDGDTVTVRVGELAVGDTVLVRSGARVPADGTILEGAAEFDESMITGESRAVARTVGERVVAGTVATDNTVRVRIEAVGADTALAGVQRMVADAQESSSRAQALADRAAALLFWFALGAAIITAIVWTVTGQPTDAVTRTVTVLVIACPHALGLAIPLVIAISTERAAKAGLLIKDRMALEKMRTIDVVLFDKTGTLTEGAHAVTGVAAAPGISEAELLAYAAAAEADSEHPVARAIVTAATSHAEAARLGLRGTGFQAATGRGVTATVAGAEVLVGGPNMLRELTLDTPEALAADVRAWTDRGAGVLHVVRDGSAIGAVAVEDKIRPESRAAVAALHARGVKVAMITGDARQVAEAVARDLGIDEVFAEVLPQDKDTKVTELQARGLSVAMVGDGVNDAPALARAEVGIAIGAGTDVAMESAGVVLAGNDPRAVLSMIHLSKASYTKMIQNLVWATGYNVLAVPLAAGVLAPIGFVLSPAVGAILMSVSTIVVALNAQLLRRADLDPEHLAPLERPRSQAALQPAAVS